The Lysobacter gummosus genome includes a region encoding these proteins:
- a CDS encoding phospholipase D family protein — translation MNPVLRGLAALLALSLSACASLSPAQRDRASAIAAAARSQQIDCQGENACAQPSPLYELGRKAMAQSTPERPRHYALILDRGPDALLARINLIRSATHSLDLQTYIFDEDDAGKLVLDEVLAAARRGVRVRLLLDQLAAMRHIDTLAALAGAHANFEIKLYNPVLHRARINYPQYVLAAACCWRRLNQRMHTKLLLADNRVGISGGRNYQDDYYDWDDQYNFRDRDVLVAGPVADIMGTDFEVFWSDRRSVPVERLADVGKRLIDGGVPVLPKTEFERPQRAQAMREDAADEAKINERLVSHAIEVGAVRYISDTPNKHRENSDANALASDSLRSLITHSKEEVILQTPYLVLSKSAQQLFRSLHDRPDRPRVIVSTNSLAATDAFIAYALSYKYKRRYLREFGFNIYEYKPFPADAPIDIAATGATLPDLGLEGLAERDGRAEPESVQGAGLAESRRQRRELDRSSVLYRQRYRQPLAREYAAMRYARRRTNEPVPLKRAGVRIGMHAKSMVIDERIGVIGTHNFDPRGDHYNTESAVVIDDPVFARTLAASIRRDIAPANSWVIARRDKPPLFSGLEYSIAKISEHLPIFDLWPVRYATSYEFVPGPDCPSPLYRTDPGFRACYKPVGDFPEVNLGVKSLTTRMFTAFGAGLAPIL, via the coding sequence TTGAACCCCGTGTTGCGCGGCCTCGCGGCCCTGCTCGCCCTGTCCCTGTCGGCCTGCGCCTCGCTGAGCCCGGCCCAGCGCGACCGCGCCAGCGCGATCGCCGCCGCCGCCCGTTCGCAGCAGATCGACTGCCAGGGCGAGAACGCCTGCGCCCAGCCTTCCCCGCTGTACGAGCTGGGGCGCAAGGCGATGGCGCAGTCCACGCCCGAACGCCCGCGCCACTACGCGCTGATCCTCGATCGCGGCCCCGACGCCCTGCTGGCGCGCATCAACCTGATCCGCAGCGCCACCCACAGCCTGGACCTGCAGACCTACATCTTCGACGAGGACGACGCCGGCAAGCTGGTGCTGGACGAAGTGCTCGCCGCCGCGCGCCGCGGCGTGCGCGTGCGCCTGTTGCTCGACCAGCTGGCGGCGATGCGCCACATCGACACCCTGGCCGCACTGGCGGGCGCCCACGCCAATTTCGAGATCAAGCTGTACAACCCGGTGCTGCACCGCGCCCGCATCAACTACCCGCAGTACGTGCTGGCCGCGGCCTGCTGCTGGCGCCGGCTCAACCAGCGCATGCACACCAAGCTGCTGCTGGCCGACAACCGGGTCGGCATTTCCGGCGGCCGCAATTACCAGGACGACTATTACGACTGGGACGACCAGTACAACTTCCGCGATCGCGACGTGCTGGTCGCCGGCCCCGTCGCCGACATCATGGGCACCGACTTCGAAGTGTTCTGGAGCGATCGCCGCAGCGTGCCGGTGGAGCGCCTGGCCGATGTGGGCAAGCGCCTGATCGACGGCGGCGTGCCGGTGCTGCCGAAGACCGAATTCGAGCGTCCGCAGCGCGCCCAGGCCATGCGCGAGGATGCCGCCGACGAGGCGAAGATAAACGAACGCCTGGTCTCGCACGCGATCGAAGTCGGCGCGGTGCGCTACATCTCCGACACCCCCAACAAGCACCGCGAGAACAGCGACGCCAACGCCCTGGCCTCCGATTCGCTGCGCAGCCTGATCACCCATTCGAAAGAAGAAGTGATCCTGCAGACGCCGTACCTGGTGCTGTCCAAGTCCGCGCAGCAATTGTTCCGCAGCCTGCACGACCGCCCCGACCGGCCGCGCGTGATCGTGTCCACCAACAGCCTCGCCGCCACCGACGCCTTCATCGCCTACGCGCTGTCGTACAAGTACAAGCGCCGCTATCTGCGCGAATTCGGTTTCAACATCTACGAGTACAAGCCGTTCCCGGCCGACGCGCCGATCGATATCGCCGCCACCGGCGCCACGCTGCCCGACCTGGGCCTGGAAGGCCTGGCCGAACGCGACGGCCGCGCCGAGCCCGAATCGGTGCAAGGGGCCGGACTGGCCGAATCGCGGCGCCAGCGCCGCGAACTCGACCGCAGCAGCGTGCTCTACCGCCAGCGCTACCGGCAGCCGCTGGCGCGCGAGTACGCGGCGATGCGTTACGCGCGCCGCCGCACCAACGAGCCGGTGCCGCTCAAGCGCGCCGGCGTGCGCATCGGCATGCACGCCAAGTCGATGGTGATCGACGAGCGCATCGGCGTGATCGGCACGCACAACTTCGATCCGCGCGGCGACCACTACAACACCGAAAGCGCGGTGGTGATCGACGACCCCGTGTTCGCCCGGACCCTGGCCGCGAGCATCCGCCGCGACATCGCCCCGGCCAACTCGTGGGTGATCGCGCGCCGCGACAAGCCGCCGCTCTTCTCCGGGCTGGAGTATTCGATCGCGAAGATTTCCGAGCACCTGCCGATCTTCGACCTGTGGCCGGTGCGCTACGCGACCAGCTACGAATTCGTGCCCGGCCCGGACTGCCCCTCGCCGCTGTACCGCACCGACCCGGGCTTTCGCGCCTGCTACAAACCGGTCGGCGACTTTCCCGAGGTCAACCTCGGCGTGAAGAGCCTGACGACGCGGATGTTCACCGCGTTCGGGGCGGGGTTGGCGCCGATTCTTTGA
- a CDS encoding YceI family protein, which produces MIRCIGAGLALMSVGLVAQAGVQQSSPAETRAWAPRPAETRAAEFRATDAKPPEPKPVQQGFDPEHTRFSFELRTRWGQRIAGEFPRYDGELTILADGRHQVRIRLATASVVVGESERYARMARGERFFNAPRYPFIEFLSEPHPADLARTGGVLRGRLTLHGVSRIESFVLAPAACAKPGEDCDAIAHGSVSRDDYNLDGWQLALGDRVRFTMQVRLQSTQNKLIPSKPAPPRTPEPFPSRVPTR; this is translated from the coding sequence GTGATCCGCTGCATCGGGGCCGGCCTGGCCCTGATGTCGGTCGGGCTTGTCGCCCAAGCCGGTGTCCAGCAGTCGTCCCCGGCCGAAACACGGGCCTGGGCGCCGCGGCCGGCGGAAACGCGCGCCGCCGAGTTCCGCGCCACCGACGCCAAGCCGCCCGAGCCCAAGCCGGTGCAGCAGGGCTTCGATCCGGAACACACCCGTTTCAGCTTCGAACTGCGCACCCGCTGGGGCCAGCGCATCGCCGGCGAGTTCCCGCGCTACGACGGCGAACTCACCATCCTGGCCGACGGCCGCCATCAGGTCCGCATCCGCCTGGCCACCGCCTCGGTCGTGGTCGGCGAGTCCGAGCGCTACGCGCGCATGGCCCGCGGCGAGCGCTTCTTCAACGCCCCCCGCTATCCCTTCATCGAATTCCTGTCCGAACCGCACCCGGCCGACCTGGCCCGCACCGGCGGCGTACTGCGCGGACGGCTGACCCTGCACGGGGTGAGCCGCATCGAAAGCTTCGTCCTGGCCCCGGCGGCCTGCGCCAAGCCGGGCGAAGACTGCGACGCGATCGCGCACGGCAGCGTCAGCCGCGACGACTACAACCTCGACGGCTGGCAACTCGCGCTCGGCGACCGGGTACGCTTCACCATGCAGGTACGCCTGCAATCCACGCAAAATAAGCTGATCCCGTCGAAACCCGCGCCGCCCAGGACTCCGGAACCGTTTCCGTCCAGGGTCCCGACGCGTTAA
- a CDS encoding SixA phosphatase family protein, producing the protein MRELILLRHAHAEPAGQSQADLDRPLSAEGLAEAEAAGRWLAEKKLIPDCVLCSPSRRTRETLEAVLGAIGYVEQRIEPSIYDATPGTLISLADTHIEVERLMLVGHNPGLERLAALLHSGQSGDYRGIPPGGVAVLSVPAGTALEPGVAQLSEFWWP; encoded by the coding sequence ATGCGCGAATTGATCCTGCTCCGCCACGCCCACGCTGAACCCGCGGGCCAAAGCCAGGCCGACCTCGACCGGCCGCTGTCCGCCGAAGGTCTGGCCGAAGCCGAAGCCGCCGGCCGCTGGCTGGCGGAGAAAAAACTGATCCCCGACTGCGTGCTGTGCTCGCCCTCGCGGCGCACGCGCGAGACCCTGGAAGCGGTGCTCGGCGCCATCGGCTATGTCGAACAGCGCATCGAGCCGTCGATCTACGACGCCACCCCGGGCACCCTGATCAGCCTGGCCGACACCCATATCGAGGTCGAACGGCTGATGCTGGTCGGCCACAACCCCGGTCTGGAACGTCTGGCCGCGCTGCTGCACAGCGGCCAGTCGGGCGATTACCGCGGCATACCGCCGGGCGGCGTCGCCGTCCTCAGCGTGCCGGCCGGAACCGCGTTGGAACCGGGCGTCGCCCAGCTCAGCGAGTTTTGGTGGCCGTGA
- a CDS encoding ParA family protein gives MKTVLVASSKGGVGKTTIATHLAAQAALEGLRTALIDADPQGSSTRWAQRRSVLESAVLALDGTRRKAWRKNLPEDAQRAIIDAPAGAMADDLETFLEFADAVVVPVQPSTLDIEATVPFLDSLAQHPRVRRGQLRVGLIGNKLKPWTNASQQALELLGEWPYPVVGQIRDSQAYVVMTALGKSLFDYHSQQIREHQADWQPLLKWLNKK, from the coding sequence ATGAAGACCGTGCTGGTGGCCAGTTCCAAGGGGGGCGTCGGGAAGACCACGATCGCCACCCACCTCGCCGCACAAGCGGCTCTGGAAGGCCTGCGCACGGCCTTGATCGACGCCGACCCGCAAGGCTCTTCGACCCGTTGGGCGCAGCGCCGCTCGGTCCTGGAAAGCGCGGTGCTGGCGCTGGACGGCACCCGCCGCAAGGCCTGGCGCAAGAACCTGCCCGAGGATGCCCAGCGCGCGATCATCGACGCCCCGGCCGGGGCGATGGCCGACGACCTGGAAACCTTTCTGGAGTTCGCCGACGCGGTGGTCGTGCCGGTGCAGCCCTCTACCCTGGACATCGAAGCCACCGTGCCTTTCCTGGATTCGCTGGCCCAGCACCCGCGGGTACGACGCGGGCAACTGCGGGTCGGCCTGATCGGCAACAAGCTCAAGCCCTGGACCAACGCCTCGCAGCAGGCGCTGGAGCTGCTCGGCGAATGGCCGTACCCGGTGGTCGGGCAGATCCGCGACAGCCAGGCCTACGTGGTCATGACCGCGCTCGGCAAAAGCCTGTTCGACTACCACTCGCAACAGATCCGCGAGCACCAGGCCGACTGGCAGCCGCTGCTGAAGTGGCTCAACAAGAAGTGA